The Pedococcus aerophilus nucleotide sequence TGCGGCGCGACAGACGCCGCGGCCACCCTTCGCGTCGACGGAGACGTGACCACCGGAAGCATTGCGGCACAGGGCAACTCGCTCGCAGTCGCCGTCTGCGCAGCAGGACGGGCGGTGCTCGTGCTGCTGGCCGGACCACCTGCCCCGACCGACCTCGGTCCGGCCGAGAACGCGACCGTCACGCCGGTGCAGGTCGGCCCTGACCGCGCCCCGGAGTGGCACGTCGTGACCACCCACGGCACCACGGCGACCCATCACCGCCACCGGGCCGACGGGGCCGCCGTCACCGTGCCGCAGCCGGTGGCGGCCCGGGCATGGGCAACCCCGGACACATCCTCCCTCCACGGACATCTCTGAGAGTTTTTGAGAGTTTCTGCTAGAGAATGCTTGTCACTGCTCGGAAGTGGTCCTACCGTTCTGACATCCGCCCCGCGCCGCGGGCTCAGGACCCGAAGGACCAAGGACATGTCCCACCAGGCACTCCAGCTCGACCGTCGAACCTTTCTGCGCACCACCGGACTCGTGGGCACCGGGATCGCCCTGACCGCCTGCTCAGGCGGCGGCGGCTCGACCCAGAACGCCGCATCGGCCACCACCGGGAAGCTCACCGGGACCGCCACCCTCACCACGTGGGGCAGTGACCAGGAGGTCGCCGCCTTCAAGAAGATCGCCGCCGACTTCCAGGCCGCCCGGGGCGCCAGCGTGAAGATCGAGGTGCTCCCCTACGACCAGATCCGGACCGTGGTCGACCGTCGCCTCCAGGCGAACCAGCCGCCGGACCTGTTCCGCGTGTCCTACACCGACGTCAGCGGCTACGCCCAGAACGGCGCCCTCGCCGACCTCACCGACTACATGGGCGACGGGTTCGGCGACGCGTTCTTCCCCGGCCTGTGGAACTCGGTCACCCTCGACGGCGCCCCGGTCGGCGTCCCGCACCACACGGACACCTCGGCCCTGGTCTACAACAAGGCGCACTTCGCCAAGGCCGGCATCACCGACGTGCCGAGCACCCTCGAGACCGCGTGGACCTGGCAGGAGTTCGAGGACGTCCTCACCAAGCTCAAGGCCGCCAACCCCGGCGTCGCACCCTTCGCCTTCAACTACCAGCTGTACGGCGCCTACCGCTGGTTCAACACCCTCTTCCAGGCCGGCGGCACGGTCCTCGACGCCAGCCAGAAGACCGTCACGCTCGACACCGACGCCGCCCGCAAGGCCCTCACCTGGACCCAGGGCCTCTACACCAAGGGCCTGCACGCCCCGAGCGTCCTCGTGAAGCGGCCCACCTACCCCGACGAGATCTTCCCGACCCAGAAGATCTCGATGATCCAGGCGGGCGACTTCCTCGTGCCCTCGCTCGACGCCGCCATCAAGAAGAAGTTCGAGTGGGGCGTCACCTACCTGCCCCGGGACGTCGCCGCGGCCACCGACCTCGGCGGCAACGCGGTCGTCGTCACCGATGCCGCGAAGAACAAGGACGTCGCAGCAGAGTTCGCGAAGTTCCTCGTCACCAAGGAGAACATGCAGTACTTCTGCGAGCAGACGACCGTGCTCCCGGTGCGCAAGGACCTCGCCGACGCCAAGCTCACGTATGCCGCGCGGCCCGACCTCATGCCCGTCTTCCAGAAGCAGGCCACCACGATGCCCGACGAGCTCGTGAAGACCTCGACGCTGCCGGCCTTCCCCGGCATCAACCAGGCCCTCGTCGACTCGATGGACCAGTTCCTGTCGAACCCGTCCGCGACGCCCGACTCGGTGATCTCCGCGATCACCGCCGGCATCGAGAAGGCCCTGAAGGGCTGAGGCCCGGGACCGGGGACAGGACGACGACCACGATGACGACTCGATGACGACGCGATGACGACCCAGGCGCCCACGGCCGGCCGGACCGCTCGGGGCAGCGCAGGACGAGGCGCGCCGCGCGGCGGCCCGCGCCTGCGGCTGCCTCGCCGTGGACCGGCCAACGCCGCCCTGCGCGCCGAGCGCTGGGCGGGGCTCGTGCTCGCGAGCCCCGCCCTGGTCGTCTTCACCGTCTTCATGTTCATCCCGCTGGCGCTGACCTTCTGGTACAGCCTGCACCGCTACTCCGGCTTCGGGCGGATGCGCTGGATCGGCACGGAGAACTACCGCAACATCGCCAGCGACTCGACGTTCTGGAAGGCCCTGCTCAACACCGTCCTCTACACGGCGATCACGGTCCCGATCGGCATCGCGCTCGGCCTCGGCGCCGCCCTGCTCCTCAACCGGGTCATGCCGGGTCGGGGGCTGTGGCGGGCCCTGGTCTACGTGCCGGTCGTCATCTCCGGCGTGGCCTCGGGCATCATCTTCCTGCGCCTGTTCGACCCCATCACCGGCATCCTCAACCAGCTGTTCACCGGCGTCGGCCTGCCGGCCGTCGACTGGCAGGGCAGCGGCACCGCGGCCCTCGTCTCGGTCATCATCGTCACCACGTGGCAGGGCATCGGCTTCGGGATGGTCGTCTACCTGTCCGGCCTGCAGGGCATCCCGGGCGAGCTGTACGAGGCGGGCGCTGTCGACGGCGCCGTCGGGTGGCGGCGGTTCTGGTACATCACCTGGCCGATGCTCGCGCCCACGACGTTCTTCCTCGTCGTCTACTCGATCATCGGCAGCTTCCAGGTCTTCGACGTCGTCTACGTCCTGACCCGTGGCGGCCCGGGCACGTCCACGACGTTCCTCGTCCAGTACGCCTACGACCAGGGGTTCAACCAGCGTCGCCAGGGGTATGCCGCTGCCATCGGCGTCATCATCTACGTCATCGTGCTGCTCTTCACCATCGCGCAGTGGCGCCTGTCCCGAGGGAGGGACGAAGCATGAGCATGGCTGCCATGACGCCACCCGCTGAGGTGGAGGAGCCGACGAAGGCGCGGGAGGGCGGCATACCGCAGTCGCGCCGGGTCGTGCTGACCCGCCTCGCCGTCGCGGTCCTCGGGGTCCTCGTCCTGATGTTCCCGATGTACTGGATGATCCGCACCTCGTTGGCGAGCACCGCCGAGCTGAGCGACCTCCCCGTCCCGCTGTGGCCGCAGGAGTGGCTGTGGCGCAACTACGTCGAGCCGTGGAAGGCCTACCCGTTCGCGCGCTGGCTGACGAACTCCGTCGTCATCGCCGCGCTGTCGGTGACCCTCACCCTGGCCATCAACCTCTGTGCCGGCTACGCGTTCGCCAAGCTGCGCTTCCCGCTGCGGAACGTGCTGTTCCTGCTCATCATCAGCACGCTCATGGTGCCGGTGCAGGTCATCATGGTCCCGCAGTTCCAGATCGTCATCGACCTCAACCTGCTCAACAGCACGTGGGGCGTGGTCCTGCCCCGCCTCGCCGAGGCCTTCGGGTTGTTCATGGCACGGCAGTTCTTCCTCGGCATCCCCGACGAGCTCATCGAGGCCGCACGGGTCGACGGCGCAGGGCACCTGCGGACGTTCTTCTCGATCGTCCTGCCGTTGTCGAAGCCGCTCATCGCCGCGCTGGTGATCTTCACCTTCATGTGGCGCTGGAACGAGTTCGTCTGGCCGCTCATCGTCCTCACCGACCCCAACGCCTACACCCTGCCCGTCGGCCTGCAGTTCCTCATCAGCCAGTTCAGCACCAACTTCGGGCCGCTGCTCGCGATGTCGTTCCTGTCGATCCTGCCGATGCTGCTCGTGTTCGCGGTCTTCCAGCGCTACTTCGTCGAGGGCGTGGCGAGGACGGGCCTGAAGTGACGACCACCCCCGCCCCGGTTCCCGTCCTGGTCACCCTCGGGTTCCCCGACTCCTTCCTCGACGCCGTCCGCGCCGTGGACCCGCGCATCGTCGTGCACCACCACCCCGTGCCGGACGACGGCGACGTCACAGGAGTCGTGCCCGCCGACGTCCTCGCATCCGCCGAGGTGATGTACACCAGCGCCCTGCTCCCCGGTCCCCAGGAGGCCCCCGCACTTCGGTGGGCCCAGCTCGACACCTCAGGCGTGGACCACTGCCGCGGCACGGGTCTGTGGGAGGGGCCCGCCACGATCACGACGCTCGGCGGGGTCAGCCCGGCGCCGCTCGCGGAGTGGATCATCATGGTCGTGCTGGCCCACGCGCACCGCCTGCGGGAGACCGAGAGGTATGCAGCGCAGCGCACCTGGCCGGACCGCGCCACCCGCTGGTCGCAGCTCATGCCGCGCAACCTGCGGACCAGCACCCTCGGCATCGTCGGCTACGGGCGGATCGGTGCCGAGGTCGCCCGCCTCGCCCGCGCCCTGGGCATGGAGGTCGTCGCCCTACGTCGCTCCCCTGCCCCCGACGCCACGGCGCCGAGGTTCAACAGCGCAGCCTCGGTGCCCGACGTCGAGGTCCTTTCCCCCCACCAGCTGCCAGAGCTGTTGCGCCGCAGCGACTACGTCGCGCTCACCGTGCCACTCACCCCTGAGACCCAAGGCATGATCGGCGCCACCGAGCTCGCCGTCATGAAGCCCGGCTCGGTCCTCGTCAACGGCAGCCGTGGCGGCGTCGTCGACGAGGACGCGCTCCTGGACGCCCTCGACGACGGGCCGCTCGACATGGTGGCCAGCGACGTCTTCGCCCAGGAGCCGCTGCCGACCGACCACCCCCTGTGGAACCACCCGCAGTCGATGGTCACGCCCCACGTGGCAGGGTTCGCCCCTGACTACCTCGAGGCCGTCACGGCCTTGTTCACCGAGAACCTCCGGCGCCACCTCGACGGAGCCCCGCTCCTCAACGTCGCCGACCGCGAAAGAGGTTACTGATGCTCCCCGTCCAGCGCCGCACCGAGACCCTGGCCCTCCTCTCCCAGCAGCACGCCGTCAGCGTGGAGGCCCTCGCCGCCCACCTCGGCGTCAGCGAGTCGACGGTCCGCCGCGACCTCGACGAGCTCGAGCGTCAGGGCATCGCCCGCCGGGTCCACGGGGGCGCCGTGCTCGAGGCGCAGGCCGACGGGGCCGATGCGCCCGAGCTGCCGCCGTTCATGCGTGAGGTCGAGCGCCAGCGGGAGAAGCAGGCGATCGCCCTGGCCGCCCGCGACCTGGTCCGCCCCGGTTCCGCCCTGCTGCTCACCGGTGGCACCACGACCGCGGCCCTCGCGCCGCTGCTCGTCGACGTGCCGGACGTGACCGTCGTGACCAACTCGCTGGACGTCGCCATCCGCCTGGCCAACGCCGACATCGAACTGGTCCTCCTCGGAGGGGCCCTGCGCCGCCCGGAGCTCAGCCTCCTCGGCTCGCTCGCCCAGTCCAGCGTCCGCGATGTCCACGTCGACCACGTCGTCATGGGCGTCTACGGCATCGACGACCGTGGCGGGCTGCTCGGCGCGAGCTCGACCGAGTGCGAGACCGACCGCATCCTGGCCCAGCAGGGCTCACGCCTGACCGTCCTGGCCGACTCCAGCAAGTTCACCCGCCGCAGTCCCCACCGGATCGCCGGGCTCGACGCGGTGTCCGAGCTCGTCACCACCGGGCACGCACCCCCCGACGCCGTCGACGCCCTGCGCACCCAGGGCGTCGACGTGCTCATCGCCCCCTCTCTGTGAGGGCCCGACCCCCCGACCCCGGTCGGGCCGAACGAGACCCCTGACCGCTCGGCCCGACCGGCACCACGAACCCAGTCCCGTTGTCCCGCAAGGCGACTCCGCTCCATACGCTCCGGAAGGACCACCCACCACCATGGCCGCCCGCACCATCGTCCTCATCGGCGCCGGCAGCGCCGTCTTCACCCGGGGCCTGCTCGCCGACCTCATCTCGGCCGACGACCTGGGGTCGTGGAACATCCGGCTCGTGGACGTCGACGAGGTGGCCCTCGGGGTGGCGGTGGGGCTCGCCGAGCTCATGGTGGCGGCGCGCGACGCGGGCGACCGGATCAGCGTCTCCGGCACGACCGACCGGACCGCGGCGCTTCCGGGGGCCGACTTCGTCGTCACGTGCGTCGGGGTCGGCGGGCGCGACGGCTGGCTCCGTGACCACGAGACCTGCCAGGCCCACGGGATCTTCCAGCCCGTCGGCGACTCGGTGATGCCGGGCGGGATCAGCCGGCTGCTGCGCACCGTGCCCGTCATGGTCGAGGTCGCCCAGGACGTGGTCCGCCTCGCGCCCGACGCGCTGTTCTTCAACTACAGCAACCCGATGACGGCCAACGTCATGGCGATGACGCGGTACGCAGGCGCCGACGTCGTGGGCCTGTGCCACGGGATGCACCACGTGCAGCGCGAGCTGGCGCAGTACGTCGACGCACCGTTCGAGCGCACCTCGACCCTCTACGCCGGCATCAACCACCTGACCTTCATCTACGACTTCCGCCTCGACGGGCAGGACGCCTGGCCGCTCGTCGCCGCGCGCCGCGCCGCCGAGGCACTCGAGGAGGCGAACCCCGACGACCTGGGCAACATCTGGGTCGACCACATCCGGGCTTCGAACAACCCCTTCTCGTGGGAGCTCTACGACACCTACGGCGCCTACCCTGCCGCGAACGACCGCCATGTCACCGAGTTCTGCCCGCAGCGCTGGCCCCGAGGCGCCTACTACGGCAAGACCCTCGGTGTGGACGCGTTCTCGGTGCCGGAGATCCTCGCGTGGGGTGAGGACCGCTACCAGTCGATGAAGGCGCAGGCCGAGGGACGGGTGCCGTTGGACGAGAGCGTGTTCGGTCGATCGACGGGTGAGCAGGAGCAGCTCATCGCGATCATCCGCTCGGTCCTGCAGGACCGTCGCGAGATGTTCTCGGTCAACGTGGTGAACAACGGTGCGGTCCCCGGCCTGCCGGACGACGCGGCGCTGGAGGTACCCGGCGTGGCCACCGCGCGGGGGCTGCGCGCCATCTCCGTGCCCGACCTCGGGACGCCGCTCACCGCGGTCCTCGCCGGACGGCTGACGTCCGTGTACCTCGCGATCGAGGCGGCCATGACGGGGAGCCTCGACCTCGTCGTGGAGGCACTCATCGCCGACGGCGCCGTCGGCGACCCGGTCGCCGCACGGACGCTGGCCGAGGCCCTGGTCTCCGCCCAGGCGCAGCACCTGCCGAGGTTCGCATGAGCGACCTGCGCAGCCGGGGCTGGTTCGACGCACCCAGCAAGAACGGCATCCTGCACCGGTCGTGGCTGCGCAGCGAGGGCCTGCCCGACGACAGCTTCACCGGCCGCCCCGTCATCGGCATCGCCCAGAGCTGGTCGGAGCTGACGCCGTGCAACGCCCACCTGCGTGAGGTGGCCGAGCACGTCAAGCGCGGCGTCTGGCAGGCCGGCGGCGTGCCCTTCGAGTTCCCGACGAGCTCCATCGGCGAGACCATGGTCCGCCCCTCGGCGATGCTGCTGCGCAACCTCGTGGCCATGGACCTCGAGGAGACACTGCGGGGCAACCCCGTCGACGGCGTCGTCCTCCTCGCGGGGTGCGACAAGACCACGCCGGCGTACCTGCTCGGTGCCGCCAGCACCGACCTGCCCTCGCTCCTCGTCACCGGCGGACCGATGCTCAACGGGCGCTGGCGCGGGGGAACCGTCGGCTCCGGCACCGCCGTCTGGACCATGACCGAGGACCACCGCGCCGGGCGGATGACCGACGCCGACCTCGCCGAGGCAGAGTCCTGCATGAGCCGCAGCCGGGGGCACTGCATGACGATGGGCACGGCGTCCACGATGGCCCTGCTCACCGAGGTCCTCGGGATGCAGATGCCCGGCACCGCCGAGCTCCCGGCCGACGACGCCCGACGTCGCACGACCTCGCACCTCGCCGGACGACGGATCGTCGAGATGGTCGCCGAGGACCTGCGCCCCAGCGCGATCCTCACCCGCGAGGCCTTCGAGAACGCCGTCCGCGTCAACGCCGCCATCGGCGGGTCCACCAACGCCGTGGTGCACCTGCTGGCGCTCGCCCGGAGGATCGGCGTGCCGCTCGACCTCGACGACTTCGACTCCCTCGCGCGGGCCGTCCCGACGATCGTCGACGTCATGCCGTCCGGCCGCTTCCTCATGGAGGACTTCGCGTACGCCGGAGGGCTGGGGGCCGTGCTCGGCCAGCTCGGCGACCTCGTCCACCGCGAGACGATCGGTGTCTCGGGACGGACGCTGGACGACGCCT carries:
- a CDS encoding sugar ABC transporter substrate-binding protein: MSHQALQLDRRTFLRTTGLVGTGIALTACSGGGGSTQNAASATTGKLTGTATLTTWGSDQEVAAFKKIAADFQAARGASVKIEVLPYDQIRTVVDRRLQANQPPDLFRVSYTDVSGYAQNGALADLTDYMGDGFGDAFFPGLWNSVTLDGAPVGVPHHTDTSALVYNKAHFAKAGITDVPSTLETAWTWQEFEDVLTKLKAANPGVAPFAFNYQLYGAYRWFNTLFQAGGTVLDASQKTVTLDTDAARKALTWTQGLYTKGLHAPSVLVKRPTYPDEIFPTQKISMIQAGDFLVPSLDAAIKKKFEWGVTYLPRDVAAATDLGGNAVVVTDAAKNKDVAAEFAKFLVTKENMQYFCEQTTVLPVRKDLADAKLTYAARPDLMPVFQKQATTMPDELVKTSTLPAFPGINQALVDSMDQFLSNPSATPDSVISAITAGIEKALKG
- a CDS encoding sugar ABC transporter permease, which encodes MTTQAPTAGRTARGSAGRGAPRGGPRLRLPRRGPANAALRAERWAGLVLASPALVVFTVFMFIPLALTFWYSLHRYSGFGRMRWIGTENYRNIASDSTFWKALLNTVLYTAITVPIGIALGLGAALLLNRVMPGRGLWRALVYVPVVISGVASGIIFLRLFDPITGILNQLFTGVGLPAVDWQGSGTAALVSVIIVTTWQGIGFGMVVYLSGLQGIPGELYEAGAVDGAVGWRRFWYITWPMLAPTTFFLVVYSIIGSFQVFDVVYVLTRGGPGTSTTFLVQYAYDQGFNQRRQGYAAAIGVIIYVIVLLFTIAQWRLSRGRDEA
- a CDS encoding carbohydrate ABC transporter permease, translated to MTPPAEVEEPTKAREGGIPQSRRVVLTRLAVAVLGVLVLMFPMYWMIRTSLASTAELSDLPVPLWPQEWLWRNYVEPWKAYPFARWLTNSVVIAALSVTLTLAINLCAGYAFAKLRFPLRNVLFLLIISTLMVPVQVIMVPQFQIVIDLNLLNSTWGVVLPRLAEAFGLFMARQFFLGIPDELIEAARVDGAGHLRTFFSIVLPLSKPLIAALVIFTFMWRWNEFVWPLIVLTDPNAYTLPVGLQFLISQFSTNFGPLLAMSFLSILPMLLVFAVFQRYFVEGVARTGLK
- a CDS encoding D-2-hydroxyacid dehydrogenase; protein product: MTTTPAPVPVLVTLGFPDSFLDAVRAVDPRIVVHHHPVPDDGDVTGVVPADVLASAEVMYTSALLPGPQEAPALRWAQLDTSGVDHCRGTGLWEGPATITTLGGVSPAPLAEWIIMVVLAHAHRLRETERYAAQRTWPDRATRWSQLMPRNLRTSTLGIVGYGRIGAEVARLARALGMEVVALRRSPAPDATAPRFNSAASVPDVEVLSPHQLPELLRRSDYVALTVPLTPETQGMIGATELAVMKPGSVLVNGSRGGVVDEDALLDALDDGPLDMVASDVFAQEPLPTDHPLWNHPQSMVTPHVAGFAPDYLEAVTALFTENLRRHLDGAPLLNVADRERGY
- a CDS encoding DeoR/GlpR family DNA-binding transcription regulator, which codes for MLPVQRRTETLALLSQQHAVSVEALAAHLGVSESTVRRDLDELERQGIARRVHGGAVLEAQADGADAPELPPFMREVERQREKQAIALAARDLVRPGSALLLTGGTTTAALAPLLVDVPDVTVVTNSLDVAIRLANADIELVLLGGALRRPELSLLGSLAQSSVRDVHVDHVVMGVYGIDDRGGLLGASSTECETDRILAQQGSRLTVLADSSKFTRRSPHRIAGLDAVSELVTTGHAPPDAVDALRTQGVDVLIAPSL
- a CDS encoding IlvD/Edd family dehydratase — translated: MSDLRSRGWFDAPSKNGILHRSWLRSEGLPDDSFTGRPVIGIAQSWSELTPCNAHLREVAEHVKRGVWQAGGVPFEFPTSSIGETMVRPSAMLLRNLVAMDLEETLRGNPVDGVVLLAGCDKTTPAYLLGAASTDLPSLLVTGGPMLNGRWRGGTVGSGTAVWTMTEDHRAGRMTDADLAEAESCMSRSRGHCMTMGTASTMALLTEVLGMQMPGTAELPADDARRRTTSHLAGRRIVEMVAEDLRPSAILTREAFENAVRVNAAIGGSTNAVVHLLALARRIGVPLDLDDFDSLARAVPTIVDVMPSGRFLMEDFAYAGGLGAVLGQLGDLVHRETIGVSGRTLDDAYAGAQRWNTEVIRDLDEPFQPAGTGTAVLRGNLAPRGAVLKQSAASPDLMVHRGRALVWDDYEDYLRDADDPELDVQPGDVLVLRGAGPKGYPGMPEIANLPLPAKMLAAGVTDMVRISDARMSGTSYGTVVLHVCPESAVGGPLAAVRSGDTIELDVPGRRLQLDITDEELAERLSSITPTPWPATRGYQKLYVDHVLQADEGADFDFLVGVEPATIPRRSQ